One Peterkaempfera bronchialis DNA window includes the following coding sequences:
- a CDS encoding DUF4287 domain-containing protein, translating to MSLMYSAATHQNLLSRIPAVTGREISDWLKAVDDGPGLTRCEEKIDWLRREYGISYGYAKAIVHEHDLRRAARKLA from the coding sequence ATGTCCCTCATGTACTCCGCAGCGACCCATCAGAACCTCCTCTCCAGGATCCCGGCGGTCACCGGCCGCGAGATCAGCGACTGGCTCAAGGCCGTCGACGACGGACCGGGCCTCACCCGCTGTGAGGAGAAGATCGACTGGCTCCGCCGCGAGTACGGCATCTCGTACGGCTATGCCAAGGCCATCGTGCACGAGCACGACCTGCGGAGGGCCGCGCGGAAGCTCGCCTGA